Proteins co-encoded in one Pelobates fuscus isolate aPelFus1 chromosome 5, aPelFus1.pri, whole genome shotgun sequence genomic window:
- the MAFB gene encoding transcription factor MafB, giving the protein MAGELPIGTDLPTSPLAMEYVNDFDLMKFDVKKEPLGGRADRTLRHCNRLQPTGSVSSTPISTPCSSVPSSPSFSPTEQKTHLEDLYWMTNNYQQVNPEALNLTPEDAVEALIGPHQMPPQLQGFDSFRGHHHHHHHNNHHHQYQGVPHEDMGHQHPHHHHHHHHLQGSPSPSGSSTSSQQLQNSHQPHHQSSSQVEDRFSDEQLVSMSVRELNRHLRGFTKDDVIRLKQKRRTLKNRGYAQSCRYKRVQQKHHLENEKTQLIQQVEHLKQEVARLARERDAYKIKCEKLSNNSFREAGSTSDNPSSPEFFM; this is encoded by the coding sequence ATGGCCGGAGAGTTGCCCATTGGAACAGATTTGCCTACAAGTCCGCTAGCCATGGAGTACGTCAATGACTTTGACCTGATGAAGTTTGATGTGAAGAAGGAGCCCCTGGGTGGCAGAGCAGATCGCACCCTAAGGCATTGCAACCGCTTACAACCTACCGGCTCAGTGTCCTCCACACCCATCAGCACCCCCTGCAGCTCAGTGCCCTCCTCCCCCAGCTTCAGCCCCACCGAGCAGAAGACACACCTGGAAGACCTCTACTGGATGACCAACAACTACCAGCAGGTCAACCCAGAAGCTCTTAACTTGACCCCAGAAGATGCAGTGGAGGCACTCATAGGGCCACACCAGATGCCCCCCCAGCTGCAGGGCTTTGATAGCTTCAGAggtcaccaccaccatcaccatcacaacAACCACCACCACCAGTATCAAGGAGTCCCCCATGAAGATATGGGCCACCAGCACCCACATCATcatcaccaccatcaccatcTCCAAGGTTCTCCAAGTCCTTCTGGGTCCTCCACCTCTTCCCAGCAGCTGCAGAACAGTCACCAACCTCACCACCAGTCCTCCAGCCAAGTGGAAGATAGGTTCTCCGACGAGCAGCTGGTCTCCATGTCTGTCCGGGAACTCAACAGGCACCTCAGAGGCTTCACCAAGGACGATGTGATCCGTCTGAAGCAGAAGAGGAGAACCCTCAAAAACAGGGGTTATGCCCAGTCCTGCAGGTACAAGAGAGTCCAGCAGAAGCATCACCTGGAGAACGAGAAGACCCAACTAATCCAGCAAGTTGAGCACCTAAAGCAAGAGGTGGCCAGGCTAGCCAGGGAGAGAGATGCCTACAAGATCAAGTGCGAGAAACTGTCCAACAACAGCTTCAGAGAGGCTGGTTCGACCAGCGACAATCCGTCTTCACCAGAATTCTTTATGTGA